The Ficedula albicollis isolate OC2 chromosome 5, FicAlb1.5, whole genome shotgun sequence genome includes the window taAAGCCATGAATGCACCAAAACCTACACAGATGTTGCCTTATATGCAGAGCCTCACTCCAGCAATTTTTATTCCTGTGACGACTTTGAGTACCCAACAACTAAATAATTGAACATTTGTGTTACTGAAATTGAAAGGTGTGAGGagttctttccttctccctcctctcagTAACCACAAAACCCACTCAGTTCTCTTCAGGACACGCAAATGTCTCTCGCTAATTCCCAGTCACTGTGCCTGCTCCAATGAGacatgcaggcagcagagccatgcTCACCTTTCCATTTTGTGAAATGTTCATGCTGGATGTACTCATTGTGCATCTGGAAGCCCCTTAGGAAGTTGTGGTACTTGGAGACGGCAGGGCGATCCGTCAGGATGTCCCGGAGCGTGGTGGAGAGGCCGCTCGTAGGAGTGAAAACGCATGTAGCCATCTCATACGGCTTCTCAGGCAGGTCTGGTTGTTCCTCTGGAGATACACAGCATAAACGGCATGAAATTGAATTACAACCATAATTAAGAAGAGGCGAGGCACAAAGAGGAGAAGGGGTCAATGGGTCTTCTGTAATTGTGTGttcacagcccagcactgcattATTTTCCCTATGATCTGCTGTGAGTCCCAGTTAATTTCATAACAAAAGTATAAACTTACTTGTGTTTCCTAAACTCTGGTTGGTTATACATGaccaaaagaacattttctcaTAAAACAGGTTGATTTTAGTACACACTGAAGTAATTCACTTTTCCAGACAAACAAGAAACAGGGGAactaattttataaatatattttaagggATTACTGCTTTTAGATTCCATATAGGTTAAATATTAAACttaaagcttattttaaaaagcatagaaaaattttagcattttactttcaaactaaatatttttacttttaaaaagctaTGTTGTTCTATTTGGTTCAGTTGTGGACACCTGAATTCAACAAAGCTtacaaattatttatataaactCAAACATAAGactttgagggtttttttataaaaacatagTCCACAGAAATGTGACACGAGTCTGTTCACTGGCTTTGCTTGAATTTTGTCACGAAGGTGCTCGTGAGTTTTTCCAAGGAATGCTCTTTCAGTacagagctgcttctcctggcTGGTGTAAGGGCTTCACCACATTGACCTTGTTTGACTTGTCTACTAAGTCTTTCAGTTTAGTCAGATTTTGAGGGAgggatgtgctgtgcagggaaaggAGATTGAAACAGAAACAATCAAGCTTCTTTCTGGCTAACAAATACATGACATGAGGTTTTGACACAGGTATATCTTTCCCAGCCTTTTAAAGACAACACTTCAGGGACCACCTTATGTGTCCATCCCTATCTTCTTTATATCAAGACCTGTCTGATGAggcctttccttcttttcataGTCTCACTATTTAAGCAAAATACTGGCTATTCAGTAAAATcaaataacttcatttttctggTATGTCCCATACCCAGAGACTGAGAAAAACAGCATTACAGAAAAGctcaaaaaatgggaaatgtgagTGAAGTTACCCTATCAGAGAGGTCTGAAGGAAGGCATTTTGGTTTACCTATTTCAGTCACTTTGTCTTGGGTCCACCTATGCCAGAAGTCTTCTGAATTGTCAGCTGCGTGCCAGGCATCCAAGAGATTTTTGGAGAAAATACTACTCCACATTCCTGGAAATTGGGAGAGGTATAATAAGCAATGCAGATGTAAACACAAGTTTTTCTAAAACCgccttctgctcctttcccagcccttctctaactttttcttatttctatcCAATTTTTGCATAAGTTCAGACATCTGTTTCAGTGGTAGACTCCAAAGACAAACCTATTTAGGCAAACTTATTTAGGTaaacttatttcagaaaaaaaatccaagtctTTTCCCTCTCACCATGTTTTACCTtgaacttttcttttaaaattttatattcagTTTTCACGttcctattttaatttcctttttgctttgataaagaaatattttcagccagctccttctctgattctcctctttctcactccactgatttattttcaatgGTTTTTTTTGGCTTCCAGAGGGTATCATAGATTTCCAACTTGGAAAAATTTTTGCAAGCTATAGGAAATGATGATGCCTCAAAAGCACTCACAAATGTACATGACAACTTCTTTGccattttagtttatttttattttagaccAAATGATAAAACCACCTTTGCTGGCAGTTGGATGAGTCTTAGTAAACAGAATCATAGTAGTTGGATGGGATCATCAAaggatcatcaagcccaactcctggtcctgccCAGGACAACCCCAAGAATTCTGTTCCTGAGAATGTTGTCCAAACTCTTTCTGAGCTCAggcaggcttggtgctgtgaccacttccctggggagcctttcAGCTGACTGACCTAGTACCTCTTCTGCCTCATGCTAACAACAGGCTTCTGGGGGTGAATTCCTGAATCATTAATGTTTCTATTAAAATCCTGTTCACTCCCCCAGGTTGGTGAGTTACCTTGCATGAAGCAGATTCGTGACTCAGGGAGTTTCTTCATCAAGCGACCCATGAAGAACTCGCTGCCAAAATCCTCCGCACGAATGAAGGCGCCGTATTTCAGGAATCCCACCTCGTATGGTGTGAACTCCACCCACTCTGCCAACACATGCACCAAGGTTAGCTCCACTATAGAAAATAGTCCAGTTGCCAGGCTTGGAATAAGCCTCAGACGTTGGCTCTTACAAGAAAACTGGCTTAGTACATGTCCTGAGCAAACCCTGCCAACAGCCACTGCTGAACCAGCTATCACACTGTCCACAGGTTTGTGAAAGAActgtgtcagggctggggaaaatttaaattcttcttcTCTTTATCTAGTGAGTACAAAGTTTTCTCATGGAAGGTGGACTAGAAATCACACTGAGTTCTATTGCCTTTAGGCAGCTATGAGAAACAGAGtaatagaatggtttgggattggaagagactttaaagatcatATAGTTCCACTCCCATCATGGACCAGAATATATATTAAGCAAACTTAAAGCTCTAGTGAATCACTTTCTTGAagaattaatataatttctgaGGCTTTGTCAGAGAATTACGTTGTGTTATTAGTCTGAAGGTAATACCTGAAAATACACAATCACATGCCAAGTGATCTTACAAAATACCTAACTCTTGATGTGTATCATGATCCTGTCCAGTTACTCTTTACATTTCTGAACACTGCTTTTCTGGGCTTGGagtgagaatttaaaaaaactcatCGTTATTTACTGTATCCCCACAGTGTATCTCCCAGGGTGAAAATATAGTTCTTTTTCACAATTGAAACGTTACCTCTGAAATCTTTGGTGGCAACTTTGTCCTTGACATTAAGGGCAAGGTAGATGGGCAGTGGGTTCTGACCTTGGTTCACTGCCTGACGTTGATCAGAAAGTCTGTGGTGGCTTTTctggatttgaaaaaaaaaccaaaaaaccaaagagtTAGACTATAATCAGTTCTTTAGAAACATCAGGTTATAAACTGTAAGACATCAATTTCCTGAATTTGCTCCTAAATTCACTTCCATGTGCTTGAATAACAGTGGATAAGAAAGCAGGAACAATTTCTGTTAAGATAACCAGCCATGTTCAGCTTTCAGTATACAATGACAGCAGGGAATCACTTCACATTCTGTTCCAGCTTTGTATGGTTAAATGTAAGTTAGAATATACGGCATATCCAGGTAATTCAGATGTCATCATATACTTCATCTGTTAATGATAGGAGTCCTTCGAGGCAGCATGTTAGTGACCCTTCTAatcaagatttcattttttatatatactaTATTGGAAGTTAACATCCACAAAGGAAAAGTCTTTAAGCTGTCCAATATTAACAACTTATACAAGAAATGGAGGTCTTGAGCATACTtcagtgaaattaaattctagCAAATTTTGCTATGTAGCACTGAGGCTGGAAACACTGTGTAAAACATTATATGAAATGAGATTACTTAATTCTATCTATTTCATCTAGACAAAAAGTAAACCATGTTTacagaattttgaaataaaatcgttttttttttccagctgtcatCAGTCTGGAGAAAGTTTGGAAAGTTTTTGCTTGTGTCATTACAATAAAATTAGAAATTGAAGATCCTGAGATATCAAATTCAAAGTAGCTGAAAGGCACCCACTGTAGCTAATATATCTCACCGGCTCTGGATCTATACACTTCCTTATCACTAAGTCACAAACTGCTGGACATAATGGGTACATCTGCAGTACATTCAAGTTATGAGTGCAGCTTGTGCAAATATTGCAGCAGTGGAGAGATAGGAGCATAGGGCTATAAAAAACACCTAAGAACCTTACAAATTTCTTGCACAGCTGTATTGTTAACCAACATTCTGCTTACTTTAGAGCTAGTCTGAGTATTTCTGCTACATTAAATGACACTTCAGGCTCCAGTGTAGACATACACTGTCTCTCCAAGTATTAAGGTAAGTAAGTGGTGTTCTGCCTTTGCACCTAGTACAGTGTTACTGACTGGGTGTCTCTTTCTAGGACTCTAGTTGCTTACAATGGTTGTAAATATTAACAACTTTATGAGAAGGAAGATGTGTAGACATTACCCCATCATTCAACATGGCTTCGATCATGAGCCCCCACAGATCAATAAAAGATGTTTTATGTCCTGCTTGGGTCCTTTGGCTCAGCTCTCTGTAATAATTCCTGAGACTTTTCAAGCAAAAAGCCCCCATCTTGCACTTGGCTGCTTGCTTGCGTGCTTCAATAATTACTTCCCCAAGATCCTTACGTGACCAGTCAGCATCTTCATACAACTTTGTCATTGTCCTGCAGACAGGAAACATGATGGAATGTAGGGAGAAATGAACAAGATGCTTTTGAAACTCAGAGACTACACTTTATAGAGTTTTGGATGCAAATCAATTCATCTCTTAGTTACTCTTCTCTTTGAGCTTACTTTGAGCAGAAATGCAAGTCTAAAGGCAACCTGTCAAAAATCACTTAATCTGAGATGCAACACAAGCAGCTACACCAACTGTCAATGCTGTTTCTGTCAAACAGTAAAGAACAATAAAGGATCATTTTTCATAGGATTAAGGACGTTTACACTTCCAATAAAGTCTCCTCTTTTATTTAAGGATAGGTCATGATGCACAATAATTCTTTTATAGGTAATCTTGGCACTCATAAGCCAAAGATGAAAGCAATAACTCAATTGATCACCTTTACCCTTTCTGAAACAAAGGCAGAACATAGGTTTTTCTTAAAACAGCAAGATCCAAACAACAGTATCAAAATGACTCCTCACCATGTTGTGCCAGACGAACCACTGATGTATGAAACACAATCCAGAACACGCAACTTTTGGAGACCCAAAATGCTGCCGTACATGGCAGTGAGTGCTCTTATGCCACACCCTGCTGTGGTCACAGCCACTATAGGCACCtgtttgatattaaaaaaagagcagaaagcatAGATGAAAGAGTGGCATTAAGGCATAAATAATGTCAAAAGattacagaaatgcaaaaacagTATCCTGACACTagtaaataaaacataaattaagAGATAAAGCAACATTTTTCTATACTGTACATCCCTGCGGAATATATTAGGTCTTGACACTTTAGAGAggatttttaagaaatgcagaCCAAACTATTGGTTTGAAATGCCTTCAAATAATTCAATTGTAAGCTGAGTGGAAACAGATTTTGCTTATCTAAACAGACAGTTTAACTCTTCAGCTGAGATCACATTCGTGGCAAAGTGCCCTGAAGGATGAGCTGATGTTAACAATCCTCACTCCTTATCCAGATGGAGGTAAAAAAATCATCCCTCATCTCCAGGCttgagggaaaggagagagaaaaatcccccaaaagTGCCCTTAATTGGTTACCTCATGCTCTTGCAGATCTTCCTCCAGATGAAGAACATCCTTTAGTGCAGCAGCAACTACCTTCTTTCGGTTTTGCAGGAAATTCTGTTCATCTGTGCAGAGGTCAAACCCCAGGCGGGCATCAAGGTTTCTTGGTCTGAAACACAGACCCTGAGTCCTGAGACCAGGGCAAAAGTATTGTTATATTATTAGTCACTGTGGACAActccagctgtgcttctgtGTGTTTACAGAGCAGTTTGTGGACAGTATAATGTAATAAACGGGAAACAACACCACAGACAGGCCTCTGCTAATTGCTGCATCTGAAAATGAGAATGCAAATAGTAAGGCAGAGCAAATCATGATACACTGTCCCTTATGGTATCTACTACAGActtctggttttatttgctCATATAATAATTTTCAAGTTTCAGTACTGCTGCCATGCATCCTGTAAATAGATAACCTCTGTCAAGAGGCACTCCAGCTGTGAGATTAGAGAACCAAGCTGCCATGCCTTGAAGTTATTTCGTTTGTATCATTCAGAAATGTGATTTCTTTGTGGAGCTGCTCTCTCATACAATAGTACACACAAATCAAGACCTATTGCTGAGATGCACTAGCAGCTTGGAAATTTGGAGGGCAGGGGACCCATGATTTAATCTTCCATCAGCTGGGAAGGAGAACCTCACAAATAAAAGCCTACAACTCGCACAATAATGAACTCACACATCTGCTCCCATCTGAGCCTGCATCAAATGATTTCAAATGAGCTTTTTGTAGGAGCAGATGTCTCCCAGTTACAGAATCAGGTCTTGCTGGAGACTCACTTACCATTCATTTGCCTTTGTGTACAAGTCAATTGTCCTGTCCTGAAAATCGCAATACAAACAGTGTAAGCATGCTCAGGTCATCCTGCACCTTCCTCCCCCACTCCATCTAGGGTCTGAGTTTCACTATTTGAATTCATCAGCAAGGCTGGAGAACCTGGCCAGCAATGTCTGGACAGTGAGAGACCTCCACAAGTTCCAGCACAGTCTGGGTTGAATAAAAGTAAGCCATTCACCCAGGCTAGGTGGGTTCAGGGCCCCTCAGCTTCTCATAGTTTAACATTCATTATCTGGGGAGGTTGTTGAAAGCTGGGCAACTGAACCATACACATATGGATGATCTCTATTTTATCTTCTACTTCAGGCATTCCCTTTGCAAATATAACTCCTAATTGTCATATCCATTACTGTTAACATGCATACTATGCTGGTGGATGTACATATTAGATGTGTCCTGAGGGAGTTAAACTCAGAACAGGGTTTCATAGGGCATGCCTGGATCCATGtgcagaacaaaagaaaaattattgcatAGTTGCAGAGTGACTGTCATTCACACCTTGCACCATAGCATGCTTTGTGTCCGACAGGAACTGAATCACTGGGCTCTAAGACTAACCATCCACCAAACTGAATATGTGTTGGGCTGTTTTCTGTTAAGAAAGACTTGTTCTCACCTCTCCAATTGCTATTTTCTCTTGTATGGGAAGCGAGTTCAGAGGCAGAGTCACAGATTCATTCATATCCCTTTCATTTTGACTTGATATAGACTGGGGAAAAGGGtaagacaaaaaataaacaagttaactatcctaaaaaaaaaaaaaacaaacggTAAAAGCAGTTTCCAGTGTCTCACTCGGTGCCAGTGGTGCTCACTCACCCTGCTGAGCCGCCTGCGCCGGGGCAGAGCCACGGTGAGCGCCGACTGGTTGTACTTGATGTAGTGGAACCTGGCCGGGGACGTcgggcacaggcaggagctcagcgTGTGCGTCTGCGTTCCTTCATACGACCCGTCCACAGTCAATGCAAACTTCCTCTCTGAGCAAAGGGGGCAGATTAAGCTCTTCAAAACACATGGATAATTTGTTTGCGCAGTAATGTATGTTTTCCTAAAGTAACGACATTGTTTTGTTACCCAAATTATAGGAAGAGTAAATAGACTGATTTATCTGAGGGTTTCAGTTTTAGAGATGGCGTACAGAATGTGCCACATAGTGGCTGTTGCTATAGCATCACTGCACCTAGATACATATGTGATAGCAGAGACTATGGCTCTGTTCATTAGGCAATGATTCACAGCCAATAATAATCTGGGGGGCACTCTTTTCTGAAAgtctgaaatgcaaaaaataccTTATTGTTACACCAGAATAATGTTTGAGTATTTCATACTATCTTATTGCTgccatattttgaaaatgttggggtttttggggaaaGCACATTTTTTGCATGAGACCACAGTTCTCTTTGGTATCAGTTAAATCTCTGTCCCTATATCatgtttctctttcctcccacttttaatatttcttctgaaatatttctagcaTTTACAAAATGATatctggtggttttttttcctttcatgcaaAAAGCATCAGATATGTCTGTTGAAGTAATTAAAACTGGTCTTTATGTAGAAAGATATCGACCACAAGGTTCAAGGTGAAATATGTTCTGTAAAGTTACACACTCCAAAGTATATTGTCAGCCTAAAGAATTACTTCATTTAAACACTTTCAGTCACATCTAGCAAATTTTTTCTCTGAGCTCAACTGGATCATCCAGGCGCTTAAGCAGTGTGCTGGATTGGGGTCATCATGACATGTAAGAGATAGATACGTTAAAAATTGCGTAGGAGGCACACAGTTCCACAAGTACGGGCTTGACATGGCAGTGATACACTGCTTTAAGTGTGCAGTAAATGTCTTCATTAATATACTGTGTCTTGTGTTTCACCCAGTGTCTTACATTGTTATACCCAAAGAAATTCTATGAAGTTAGATAGTAAAAGAGGCCCAATTCTCATTCTGCCCATTATTTTGTCCCAGAATCCAGAAACAAAAGGAGTTTGCTTCAAAAACCCAGATTagaacccaaaaaaacctcaattcCTTGCACAACTGCTTTGGAAAATTGTAAGTATCTGGCAAGATGTCACTgcagaggaaattattttgtggGGAAATTAGACCGCGTGCTCATGTCACCACATTCAGGAATAATCTCTGTATTTTTGATCAACTATGAACATCTCCACATGCCACTGGAATCAGTGAGATTTTGTCTTGCatcctaaataattttaaaaccagcatACTCAAGTGTAAAACGCCAAGTGCTTCTGCCATTGAGTGACAACCTGATTTGCTCCATAAGTCAGCAAAGGCTCACCCATAGTGTCCTTCCTCAGCCTCCCATCGTTCACCTGCACGTCCAAACAGGAAACCTCACGGGACTGTAAGAGACAAGGGGGGCAAGGACAAAGGCATTCACTGTCAGCAGGGCTCAACCTCCTCCAGCCCACTGGACACTGTCCACAGGGTCTTGGGGCATACACCTCAGGGGAGAGGTGGTGCCAGGTCTAGGGAGATGGGATTGGACTTCCCCATGGGAAATAACAGAATGCATTGGGatgaggaaagagaagggatCTGCTcgctctgcctgcaggagcagccctgcaagGGCCTGggggaggagcagccacaggagaAGGCTCTCCAAACAGGgtgcccagctctccctgggcagggggagggatGTCAtagccctgagcccagctcagttTAGGCAGAGGCGAGCgctggcagcagctcacagccTTCATTGCTTTAACCTCTCCCAGCACAAGTCACTAGTGGGACCATATGGGAAAGCCAATGCCAACACCAGCTTTAGGCTGTGTGTGTTGGTCTTGGTCAATGTCTCCATGCCAACACAATGGCCTGGTACCTTTAACACCAGCTTTGCAACAAGCATTCCTATACAGCAGTGAAAAggattatgaaataaaaattaccacTAGAACTCCATTAGTAACAATGTTTTCAGGAGGATCTGGACTGAaagacaaaatggaaaacagtcaatccaaaaccaaaatattcttatttttctctttttctgacttttctcTAAGCATTATTTCATTATCTTTATCTTAAAAGTCCATCTTTAAACAGGCATTACAGATAAACAGAATCAGAAATTCTACGTGCATATTAAATTCAGTTTGCATCTCACAGGCTAGAAcctgaaatttaaatttgtgGACATCCACCaaacagaggagctgctcatTGTATTAGACAGGATCATTTTCTGACACTCTGAAGACAGTTTACACAGTGATGGTAAAAGCCCACTATTGCTCAAAATTGTTGAGTTTAAACCTGTGGAATCAGAGCTAAAAGGCTGCTGAATTCATCCAACATGCCATTGAAAAGGGGGGGGAAATTACCATATGCCTTAAAAATCAGCAGTACTAGGACTGATCTACATGCTTATTCTCTCCATTAACTGTACAGTCAgcaaagaaagacagaaaaaaatttcttatgACAGAGCAAACATCTGGGATCCCACAATAAGGAACAAGAGGGGAAACATAACTTCCTCCTGTGTAGAGATGTCTTTCAGCTTGGTGAGCAGCTGCCATCAGAGCTATCTCTATCCATATACAGCACCTGTGCTTGCTTCTCTCTGTGTCTGGATGCCCAGTGCGGATGCATGCATACCATGCACCATCATGCATTCCTTCTACATTAAACAGTCTACCCAAAGTTACCTTCTGTTTTATTCAGATGTTGGAAGTGTTAGAGGGCAACAAGTGTGAACTGATCTGTAGCAGTAAGCTTGTGTTTCCATCTTACACCTCCAGCTATTTCATCTTACGCACCTGCTCTCCATTGTGAATTCAACCTCCAACTCCTCTTTTccctgcaaaagaaaattaaggcaGTCACTGCAGCTTGGTCACCTGTGAAGAGAGATATCCTACAGAAATCTGTGCCCTTCAGGGGTCTCTATAAGCCAGTGTCCATCTTTTGTTGCTGCACATGCCCCAGACCTAATTTCCTTCATGTTGTATCTGTCATTCTTCTAGTATCACATACTCTAGCATCTTATCCATTAATTTAGGAGACTCCAAGTGGAATGCATACTGCAGGGCCTCTTGGTGGCTGCTGCCCCCTGCTCCCTCTTGGCATGCTCTCCACACAAGCATATTCTCTCCTGATCACACCCTCTTTCCTTTGTCCTTGAATTTTATCCATACCTGTGGATTCAGCTGGAAACTTAGCTGAATGTTTTCTCCAAGCTGGATTTTGGAGACATCAAAGAAAACTGTGAGGAGATGGTCATCTTCAGTTACTTTGTCCTCATCACAAACTTTAAGCTCCAGAacattctggggaaaaaataaataaatatgaatggTTTAAGAAATATAACATGCTACAGATGTTTCATTTTAGTTTAAGAACCttggaaaagaatgaaaaatactgcagttg containing:
- the LOC101815404 gene encoding cytosolic phospholipase A2 epsilon-like, translating into MGLFYSKSQTEPSPCNLLTVKIIQMKNARKADLLSQSDCYVSLSLPTASVQHFRTKTVQNSKNPTWNETFHFTIQSQVKNVLELKVCDEDKVTEDDHLLTVFFDVSKIQLGENIQLSFQLNPQGKEELEVEFTMESSPDPPENIVTNGVLVSREVSCLDVQVNDGRLRKDTMERKFALTVDGSYEGTQTHTLSSCLCPTSPARFHYIKYNQSALTVALPRRRRLSRSISSQNERDMNESVTLPLNSLPIQEKIAIGEDRTIDLYTKANEWTQGLCFRPRNLDARLGFDLCTDEQNFLQNRKKVVAAALKDVLHLEEDLQEHEVPIVAVTTAGCGIRALTAMYGSILGLQKLRVLDCVSYISGSSGTTWTMTKLYEDADWSRKDLGEVIIEARKQAAKCKMGAFCLKSLRNYYRELSQRTQAGHKTSFIDLWGLMIEAMLNDGKSHHRLSDQRQAVNQGQNPLPIYLALNVKDKVATKDFREWVEFTPYEVGFLKYGAFIRAEDFGSEFFMGRLMKKLPESRICFMQGMWSSIFSKNLLDAWHAADNSEDFWHRWTQDKVTEIEEQPDLPEKPYEMATCVFTPTSGLSTTLRDILTDRPAVSKYHNFLRGFQMHNEYIQHEHFTKWKDTLLDSSPNDLRGNSEHLELVDAAFFFETSYPPLMRPERKVDVIIHLNYTGGSQTLPLEQACKYFAEQGIPFPCIGLTDDEKNLKECYMFDGADTPGAPLLLYFPLVNDTFQKYVAPGMSRSAAEMEQGKVDISSFSSPYSTREVSLKVEDFNKLLKLANYNIMNNENMILQALRMAVARKKQALSQPASQAQPSA